The following DNA comes from Candidatus Cybelea sp..
CAGCCTCATTACTTCGAGATTTTGAAGTAGTCATCTTTTCGGCTTGAGTTCGAAGACGACGGGAACGCCGAACCTCCGTCGAAGAGAGCGGAGCAACACTCGCCGCCCTACGAAAGGCGACATTATGAAGGAATTAACCCATGTCCGATGACTTAGCGTCGCTCGGCCAGGAAGCTTACGTCTACGGCTTTCCTATTGTAGACCTTCACCGGATCTTATGGGGCTACTTCGCCGATAAAGGCGGCCCGGCGTATAAGTGTCCCGTCAACATGCTCTACAATACGGCGAGTGTCTACACGCCGGCCGATACGACAGTCCAGACGCCGAACTCGGATACTCCGTACTCGTTCGCCCTGCTCGACCTTCGCACCGAACCCTGGGTAGTCACACTTCCAGCTATCGAGGCAAATCGCTACTATTCGGTGCAGTGTGTCGACCTTTATACCTACAACGCGGATTATCTCGGAACGAGGGCTACAGGAAACGACGGCGGCGACTTCCTGATGGCAGGGCCCGATTGGACGGCACAACTCCACCAGGTGTAAAAAAGGTCGTTCGGTCTGAGACCGACCTAATGCTCCTCATCTACCGCACGCAGCTCTTCGGCCCTTCGGACCTCGACGCCGTTAAGGCGATTCAGGCAAAGTATAAAATTGCACCCCTGTCGGCATACGCTGAGACTGCGCCACCGGTCCCCGCAGCGGCGCTGGATTGGATTGCGCCGATAAGAGCGGATGAAGAGCGCACCTCTCTTGAGTTCTTCAATATCTTGGCGGGCGTTTTAACGTATTGCCCTCCACTCCCCGACGAGGCGGCCATTCGTGACGGTCTGGCCACGCTTGGTAACCCGAACACGCTTACCGCTGCGCAGCAGCAGGCACTTCTTGCGGGAATGGCGGCCGGACAAAAGCAGATAGACGCGGCGCGAGCGGAAGTCACAACTTCGGCAGACCTTTTCGGATCTCGATCGGAGCTCGGTACCGCGTACCTGAAACGCGCCGTCGCCGCTCAGTACGGAATCTTAGGCAACACGGCCGCCGAAGCGGTCTACCTCGGCTACGTAACCGGACCGGCGGGTCAGCCGCTCACCGGTAACGAGGCCTACCTGCTGCGTTTTGCGCCAGGTCAGTTTCCGCCAGTCAATGCATTCTGGTCGCTGACGATGTACAACCTACCGGAGCAGCTGCTCGTCGCAAACCCGCTGAATCGTTACCTCATCAACTCGCCGATGTTGCCGCAACTTACGAAAGACCCCGACGACGGCTTCAGCCTCTACATTCAAAGCACATCGCCGGGAGCGGACAAAGAACCAAATTGGCTTCCGAGTCCGGACGGACCATTCTTTATGGTCTTACGTTGTTATTATCCGGCGAGACAGGTCCTCGACGGCACCTGGCAGCAGCCGGCGCTGACGGCGATGCCTTAGACCTGCAGAGGCGACACTTTCGGCGACATCACTGCTGGATACAATACTGCAAAGTCTTACTCTCGAAAAGCTAGCCGACCGCGCCAATCTGAGTCCCCCGACCATTTTGCGCACAAGTATGATGAACGGTGGCGAAGCAGTATCGACGGGAAGACGGAACCTCACGCCCGCTCCCGAACATTATACAGCCGTACGGCCCTTAAGGAGCAGAAAGTGAATCCACATTATCTTTTCGGCGCGTGCTTAACGGCGGCGCTTTTCGCGTTCACCGGTTGCGGCTCGGGGCAAAGGCCCGTTGTTCCGGCTTCCTCGCTATCTTCTACGTTACAGAACGGCGCCTACTCCGGCGACCTTTTGTATGTTTCGCACCACACTTCGCGGTCAAATGATTTAAGCGTCTACACCTATCCCGGAAGAGTCTTCGTGATGGGTATCCCCGGAGTTCAGTACGCAACTGAGATGTGTACGGACTCGCATGGCAATATCTTTGTTCGCGATACGGCGGGCCTGCAGGAATTTGCTCACGGCGGTAC
Coding sequences within:
- a CDS encoding DUF1214 domain-containing protein; this translates as MAAGQKQIDAARAEVTTSADLFGSRSELGTAYLKRAVAAQYGILGNTAAEAVYLGYVTGPAGQPLTGNEAYLLRFAPGQFPPVNAFWSLTMYNLPEQLLVANPLNRYLINSPMLPQLTKDPDDGFSLYIQSTSPGADKEPNWLPSPDGPFFMVLRCYYPARQVLDGTWQQPALTAMP